In Helianthus annuus cultivar XRQ/B chromosome 9, HanXRQr2.0-SUNRISE, whole genome shotgun sequence, the following are encoded in one genomic region:
- the LOC118479240 gene encoding uncharacterized protein LOC118479240 isoform X2 yields MDISDDFVDIYEEDQPAKKLGFDAMTPKKNQICSPMKDSPKTDSGSVEIISYGQYFSPFKSEMHREVIEQNIEKQAKRKHALLTWKWDEVIDITQSEDSNGQKDDSKAKQQDDLESELSDTADSLDSPLKRSKIPRISKNCNDHVGWVEF; encoded by the exons ATGGATATCTCGGATGACTTCGTGGACATTTATGAAGAAGATCAGCCTGCAAAGAAA CTGGGTTTTGATGCAATGACACCGAAGAAGAATCAAATATGCAGCCCAATGAAAGATTCTCCGAAG ACGGACAGTGGAAGTGTAGAGATCATTTCATATGGACAGTATTTTAGTCCATTCAAATCTGAAATGCATAGGGAGGTTATTGAACAG AACATAGAAAAGCAAGCTAAAAGAAAGCATGCGCTCCTAACTTGGAAATGGGATGAGGTCATTGATATTACCCAAAGTGAAGATTCGAATGGTCAGAAAGATGATTCTAAGGCAAAACAACAAGATGATTTGGAGTCTGAGTTAAGTGATACAGCAGACTCTTTGGATAGTCCATTGAAAAGATCAAAGATTCCACGTATATCTAAAAATTGCAACGATCATGTTGGATGGGTTGAATTTTAA
- the LOC118479240 gene encoding uncharacterized protein LOC118479240 isoform X1, with product MDISDDFVDIYEEDQPAKKLGFDAMTPKKNQICSPMKDSPKTDSGSVEIISYGQYFSPFKSEMHREVIEQFQNIEKQAKRKHALLTWKWDEVIDITQSEDSNGQKDDSKAKQQDDLESELSDTADSLDSPLKRSKIPRISKNCNDHVGWVEF from the exons ATGGATATCTCGGATGACTTCGTGGACATTTATGAAGAAGATCAGCCTGCAAAGAAA CTGGGTTTTGATGCAATGACACCGAAGAAGAATCAAATATGCAGCCCAATGAAAGATTCTCCGAAG ACGGACAGTGGAAGTGTAGAGATCATTTCATATGGACAGTATTTTAGTCCATTCAAATCTGAAATGCATAGGGAGGTTATTGAACAG TTTCAGAACATAGAAAAGCAAGCTAAAAGAAAGCATGCGCTCCTAACTTGGAAATGGGATGAGGTCATTGATATTACCCAAAGTGAAGATTCGAATGGTCAGAAAGATGATTCTAAGGCAAAACAACAAGATGATTTGGAGTCTGAGTTAAGTGATACAGCAGACTCTTTGGATAGTCCATTGAAAAGATCAAAGATTCCACGTATATCTAAAAATTGCAACGATCATGTTGGATGGGTTGAATTTTAA